Proteins from a genomic interval of Equus quagga isolate Etosha38 chromosome 13, UCLA_HA_Equagga_1.0, whole genome shotgun sequence:
- the ARHGEF1 gene encoding rho guanine nucleotide exchange factor 1 isoform X7, with protein MRKRVPLWSAPSAYTCATLECGPRAGTRSQGGISSEKKVMGNKRSDEPTKTKKGLSSFLDAARWNRVEPQVPDMRHLKNETNVEKLGLTERKGGLGAPSRDRNVGAPGQDTPGVSLHPLSGDSPNRESGVDGPLELGDPPSQGPASLELPAPPESTEEGADTERKWKRLPGRLGRSESLRVSDRRRPSRGSLGAKGRGGGRSRSDVDMDPSSATAVLGPARRATPEPGDEGEPGRSGLELEPEEPPGWRELILPDTLHSLPKSQVKRQEVISELLVTEAAHVRMLRVLHDLFYQPMVDGGFFPVEELQNIFPSLDELIEVHSLFLDCLMKRRQDSGPVIEEIGDVLLARFDGAEGSWFQKISSRFCSRQSFALEQLKAKQRKEPRFSAFVQEAESRPRCRRLQLKDMIPTEMQRLTKYPLLLQSIGQNTEEPAEREKVELAAECCREILHHVNQAVRDMEDLLRLKDYQRRLDLSHLRQSSDPMLSEFKNLDITKKRLIHEGPLTWRVTKDKAVEVHVLLLDDLLLLLQRQDERLLLKSHSRTLTPTPDGKTMLRPVLRLTSAMTREVATDHKAFYVIFTWDQEAQIYELVAQTVSERKNWCNLITETAGSLKVPAPASRHKPRPSPISTREPLLSSSENGNCGREMPPADGRMERLLSALLPFSRLGPEGQLAAKALGKGGGGGILSPTSPPVSARGEHCPPAWLYLRLPASGRPFARRRGREGHPLPHSCRSISNPKGLRRGSRASGATPGGPPLGSAPPNLALASAFSPSCLLLGGLRASFQGGTTVTPISRAISVLPGGATPHPQVPLLCFYTLNWRFIF; from the exons ATGAGGAAAAGAg TGCCGCTGTGGTCAGCGCCATCAGCCTATACATGCGCCACCTTGGAGTGCGGACCAAGAGCGGGGACAAGAAGTCAGGGAGGAATTTCTTCCGAAAAAA AGGTGATGGGGAACAAGCGGTCAGACGAGCCTACCAAGACCAAGAAAGGACTGAGCAGCTTCCTAGATGCCGCCCGCTGGAACCGAGTTGAGCCCCAGG TCCCAGACATGCGACACCTCAAAAACGAGACTAACG TTGAGAAGCTAGGCCTTACAGAGCGGAAGGGAGGCCTGGGGGCGCCCTCCCGGGACCGGAATGTCGGGGCTCCTGGGCAAGATACCCCTGGAGTTTCTCTGCACCCTCTGTCCGGGGATAGCCCCAACCGGGAATCAG GTGTTGATGGCCCACTGGAGCTGGGGGACCCGCCCTCGCAGGGCCCCGCCAGCCTGGAGCTCCCAGCGCCCCCAGAGAGCACTGAGGAGGGTGCTGATACAGAGAG AAAGTGGAAGAG GCTACCGGGGCGTCTGGGGCGCTCGGAGAGCCTGCGGGTGAGTGACCGCCGCCGGCCTTCCCGGGGCAGCCTCGGGGCTAAGGGCCGGGGTGGGGGCCGCTCCCGGAGTGACGTGGACAtggaccccagctctgccacggcCGTGCTTGGCCCTGCCCGACGAGCCAC CCCTGAGCCGGGAGATGAGGGGGAGCCAGGGCGGTCAGGACTGGAGCTGGAACCAGAAGAGCCCCCGGGCTGGCGGGAGCTCATCCTTCCAGACACCCTGCACAGCCTGCCCAAGAGCCAGGTGAAGCGGCAGGAGGTCATCAGCG AGCTGCTGGTGACAGAGGCAGCCCATGTGCGCATGCTCCGGGTGCTGCATGACCTCTTCTACCAGCCCATGGTGGACGGGGGCTTCTTCCCCGTGGAGGAGCTACAGAACATCTTCCCCAGCCTGGACGAGCTCATCGAGGTGCATT CCCTGTTCCTCGATTGCCTGATGAAGCGGAGGCAGGACAGTGGCCCCGTCATTGAGGAGATCGGAGACGTACTGCTGGCCCGG TTTGATGGTGCTGAGGGCTCCTGGTTCCAGAAAATCTCCTCCCGCTTCTGCAGCCGCCAGTCGTTTGCCTTAGAGCAGCTCAAAGCTAAACAGCGCAAGGAGCCTCGGTTCTCTGCCTTCGTGCAG GAGGCCGAGAGCCGCCCACGGTGCCGCCGCCTGCAGCTGAAGGACATGATCCCCACGGAGATGCAGCGTCTGACCAAGTATCCCCTGCTCCTGCAGAGCATCGGGCAGAACACAG AAGAGCCCGCGGAACGGGAGAAAGTGGAGCTGGCAGCTGAGTGCTGCCGGGAAATTCTGCACCATGTCAACCAAGCTGTGCGCGACATGGAGGACCTGCTG CGGCTCAAGGATTATCAGCGGCGCCTGGACTTGTCCCACCTGCGGCAGAGCAGCGACCCCATGCTGAGCGAGTTCAAG AACCTGGACATCACCAAGAAGAGGTTGATCCATGAGGGCCCACTGACGTGGCGGGTGACAAAGGACAAGGCCGTGG AGGTCCATGTGCTGCTGCTGGAtgacctgctgctgctgctccagcgCCAGGACGAGCGGCTGCTGCTCAAGTCGCACAGCCGGACGCTGACGCCCACACCCGACGGCAAGACCATGCTGCGGCCGGTGCTGCGGCTCACCTCCGCCATGACCCGTGAGGTGGCCACTG ATCACAAAGCCTTCTATGTCATCTTTACCTGGGACCAGGAGGCTCAGATATATGAGCTGGTGGCGCAGACGGTGTCGGAACGGAAGAA CTGGTGTAACCTTATCACTGAAACCGCCGGATCCCTCAAGGTCCCTGCCCCTGCTTCCCGTCACAAACCCCGGCCCAGCCCAATCAG cacccGTGAACCCCTGCTCAGCAGCTCCGAGAACGGCAACTGTGGCCGTGAGATGCCCCCGGCTGATG GCCGAATGGAGAGACTCCTCAGCGCCCTGCTGCCCTTCAGCAGACTCGGCCCTGAGGGCCAGCTCGCTGCCAAGGCCCTTGGGAAAG gaggtggaggaggaattTTGTCGCCTACGAGTCCTCCTGTCTCAGCTCGGGGAGAACACTGTCCCCCAGCCTGGCTGTACCTGAGGCTCCCTGCCTCAGGCAG GCCTTTTGCAAGAAGGAGAGGACGGGAGGGCCACCCCCTACCGCACAGCTGCCGCAGCATCTCCAACCCCAagggcctgaggagagggagccGGGCGTCCGGGGCCACGCCTGGGGGGCCCCCACTGGGATCAGCGCCCCCCAACCTCGCGTTGGCCTcagccttctctccctcctgccttctaCTTGGGGGACTCAGGGCTTCATTCCAAGGGGGCACCACGGTGACCCCCATTTCCCGGGCCATCTCAGTATTGCCTGGGGgggccaccccccacccccaagtgcCTTTGCTCTGTTTTTATACCCTGAATTggaggtttattttttaa